One window from the genome of Haladaptatus paucihalophilus DX253 encodes:
- a CDS encoding ATP-grasp domain-containing protein has translation MLNLAVAYRKETFERLRDPLAEREIRVRHVPSESRTFDLADPPWGPDEFDAGFVYPSRMMEGGVVDGLLAVPWVNDREAVLTSRNKGGVIARLDRAGIPVPKTVVVSNPVEEANLVDAFEAFDPPVVVKPNSTTRGTGIAKVDDVDSFLGVVDYLNLVHDYRATGDKSFLVQEYLPAAVDYRAMVVDGEYVGAVERRLPEDALTAGRWKHNVHRGAEARGVRLSEEFRDIAERTAETLGIPFCGVDLLVVGDRVVVNETNARPTIDAETKYENGFYDRLAELVRTTRR, from the coding sequence ATGCTGAATTTGGCGGTCGCCTATCGAAAGGAGACGTTCGAGCGACTCCGCGACCCGCTCGCAGAGCGCGAAATCAGGGTCCGCCACGTTCCGAGCGAGTCGCGGACGTTCGACCTCGCCGACCCGCCGTGGGGTCCCGACGAGTTCGACGCGGGCTTCGTCTACCCGTCACGAATGATGGAGGGCGGCGTGGTCGATGGGCTGTTGGCCGTCCCGTGGGTGAACGACCGTGAGGCCGTCCTCACATCGCGGAACAAGGGCGGCGTCATCGCCCGACTCGACCGAGCGGGGATTCCGGTCCCGAAGACCGTCGTCGTCTCGAACCCCGTCGAGGAGGCGAACCTCGTGGACGCGTTCGAGGCGTTCGACCCGCCGGTCGTGGTGAAACCTAACTCCACGACGCGGGGGACCGGAATCGCAAAAGTGGACGACGTTGATTCCTTCCTCGGCGTGGTGGACTACCTGAACCTCGTCCACGACTACCGCGCGACGGGGGACAAATCGTTCCTCGTGCAGGAGTACCTCCCGGCGGCCGTCGATTACCGCGCGATGGTCGTCGACGGCGAGTACGTCGGCGCGGTCGAACGGCGGCTGCCCGAGGACGCGCTGACGGCCGGACGCTGGAAGCACAACGTCCACCGCGGTGCCGAGGCGCGCGGCGTCCGCTTATCCGAGGAGTTCCGGGATATCGCGGAACGGACGGCGGAGACGCTCGGGATTCCGTTCTGCGGCGTCGACCTGCTCGTCGTCGGCGACCGGGTGGTCGTCAACGAGACGAACGCGCGGCCGACGATAGACGCGGAAACGAAGTACGAAAATGGATTCTACGACCGCCTCGCCGAACTCGTTCGGACTACTCGACGCTGA
- a CDS encoding helix-turn-helix domain-containing protein: protein MTTAEHAGLRVTLDIWHPDCWTLEVTEGRAAGLLGHGVHTIDGLATGRFTVYGNTREEVDELVAAIRDSDLTDSVWETDHPHATEDSIAFGSASRGIVVHYDLGNSINDALVSRGFIPDEPVRMYGGREYWTVIVEVEKDELHDRIEAVCEEMDAEIRVRHVATAEAGAGVLRTDDLSERQREVFELARQRGYYDWPRHVTASELAEEMDVSKTTLLEHLRKAEAKLLG from the coding sequence ATGACCACAGCGGAGCACGCCGGACTTCGGGTGACCCTCGACATCTGGCATCCCGACTGCTGGACGCTCGAAGTCACCGAGGGCCGGGCGGCGGGACTCCTCGGCCACGGCGTCCACACCATCGACGGACTGGCGACCGGGCGGTTCACGGTCTACGGCAACACGCGCGAGGAGGTGGACGAACTCGTGGCGGCGATTCGGGATTCCGACCTGACCGATTCCGTGTGGGAAACCGACCATCCGCACGCCACCGAGGACTCCATCGCGTTCGGCAGCGCGAGCCGGGGTATCGTCGTCCACTACGACCTCGGCAACAGCATCAACGACGCGCTGGTCTCGCGCGGGTTCATCCCCGACGAACCGGTGCGGATGTACGGCGGGCGTGAGTATTGGACCGTCATCGTCGAGGTCGAGAAGGACGAACTGCACGACCGAATCGAGGCGGTCTGCGAGGAGATGGACGCCGAAATCCGCGTCCGTCACGTCGCAACCGCCGAAGCAGGCGCTGGCGTCCTCCGCACCGACGACCTCTCGGAACGCCAGCGCGAGGTGTTCGAACTCGCCCGCCAGCGCGGCTACTACGACTGGCCGCGGCACGTGACGGCATCCGAACTCGCCGAGGAGATGGACGTGTCCAAAACCACGCTCCTCGAACATCTGCGGAAAGCCGAGGCGAAACTGCTCGGGTGA
- a CDS encoding type II glyceraldehyde-3-phosphate dehydrogenase: MLQVGINGYGTIGKRVADAVRAQPDMEVVGVAKTRPNFEAEGAVENGYPLYAAIEERAGRFDDAGIELAGMVEELVEAADVIVDACPSGIGADNKSLYDEYDTPALYQGGEDASVADTSFNARANYDEAVGAQHVRVVSCNTTGLSRLVAPLREEYGVEKVRATLVRRGGDPAQTGRGPINDIVPNPVSLPSHHGPDVKTIFPDLAIDTLGLKVPATLMHMHSINVSLEAEPDAEEVRELLERQSRIFVIPEHMDIDGAGKLKEFAMDRGRPRGDFWENCVWGESVSMEGNDLYLFQAIHQESDVVPENVDAIRAVTNAADAEESIETTNDALGIGF, encoded by the coding sequence ATGCTACAGGTCGGCATTAACGGGTACGGGACTATCGGGAAGCGAGTCGCTGACGCCGTTCGGGCGCAACCGGACATGGAAGTCGTCGGTGTCGCAAAAACCCGGCCCAATTTCGAGGCCGAGGGAGCCGTCGAGAACGGCTACCCACTCTACGCCGCTATCGAGGAACGGGCGGGCCGGTTCGACGACGCGGGAATCGAACTGGCGGGAATGGTCGAGGAACTGGTCGAGGCGGCCGACGTCATCGTCGACGCCTGTCCGTCCGGCATCGGCGCGGACAACAAATCGCTGTACGACGAGTACGACACGCCCGCGCTCTATCAGGGCGGTGAGGACGCGAGCGTCGCGGACACGAGTTTCAACGCGCGCGCCAACTACGACGAGGCGGTCGGCGCACAGCACGTCCGCGTCGTGTCGTGTAACACGACCGGGCTCTCGCGGCTCGTCGCCCCCCTCCGCGAGGAGTACGGGGTCGAGAAGGTTCGCGCGACGCTCGTCCGCCGTGGCGGCGACCCGGCCCAGACCGGGCGCGGTCCCATCAACGACATCGTTCCGAACCCGGTGTCGCTGCCGTCGCATCACGGCCCGGACGTGAAGACCATCTTCCCGGACCTCGCCATCGACACGCTCGGACTGAAGGTTCCGGCGACGCTGATGCACATGCACAGCATCAACGTCTCGCTCGAAGCCGAACCGGATGCCGAGGAGGTGCGCGAACTGCTCGAACGCCAGTCTCGCATCTTCGTGATTCCCGAGCACATGGACATCGACGGCGCGGGCAAGCTCAAGGAGTTCGCCATGGACAGGGGTCGGCCCCGCGGCGACTTCTGGGAGAACTGCGTCTGGGGCGAATCCGTCTCGATGGAAGGGAACGACCTCTATCTGTTCCAAGCCATCCACCAAGAGAGCGACGTGGTTCCCGAGAACGTGGACGCCATCCGTGCGGTAACGAACGCTGCCGACGCCGAGGAGAGCATCGAAACGACGAACGACGCGCTCGGAATCGGCTTCTAA
- a CDS encoding NOG1 family protein, whose translation MIFETLPTTPTSEELIDKAFSRATRAGRAKSGIQAQQSMLQTASNILSDNLQNIVTAWPDFEEVDPFYYELADAVVNVDEIRKSLSEIQWASRKTKDIGREYQGKLRGDINYARKVRKQGFARLASIVEEVEDDLDRINAARNDLRDLPDIDPADPTVVVAGYPNVGKSSFVNTITNARNEIAEYPFTTKGIHVGHFERDHIRYQIVDTPGLLDRPADERNGIESQAVSALTHLADCILFFVDPSAYCGYPLDAQLELRDSVEEQFGDVPVLTVCNKSDLSTDVEADLYMSIEEDENVTGTLDAAVEAIGYEPELPFDG comes from the coding sequence ATGATTTTCGAGACCCTACCGACGACGCCCACGTCGGAGGAACTCATCGACAAGGCGTTCTCGCGGGCGACACGAGCAGGCCGGGCCAAGAGCGGCATTCAGGCCCAACAGTCCATGCTCCAAACCGCCTCGAACATCCTATCGGACAATCTGCAGAATATCGTCACCGCGTGGCCGGACTTCGAGGAAGTGGACCCGTTCTACTACGAACTGGCCGACGCCGTCGTGAACGTTGACGAGATTCGAAAGAGTCTGTCGGAAATCCAATGGGCCTCCCGCAAGACGAAGGACATCGGCCGCGAGTACCAAGGAAAACTCCGCGGCGACATCAACTACGCCCGCAAGGTGCGAAAGCAGGGGTTCGCTCGCCTCGCGTCCATCGTGGAGGAAGTCGAGGACGACCTCGACCGTATCAACGCGGCGCGAAACGACCTTCGGGACCTCCCGGACATCGACCCGGCCGACCCGACCGTGGTCGTCGCCGGGTATCCCAACGTCGGAAAGTCGTCGTTCGTCAACACGATAACCAACGCGCGCAACGAAATCGCGGAGTATCCCTTCACCACGAAGGGGATTCACGTCGGTCACTTCGAGCGCGACCACATTCGCTACCAAATCGTGGACACGCCGGGACTGCTCGACCGACCCGCGGACGAGCGAAACGGCATCGAATCGCAGGCGGTATCGGCGCTCACGCACCTCGCCGACTGCATCCTGTTCTTCGTGGACCCGAGCGCCTACTGTGGCTACCCGCTCGACGCCCAACTCGAACTCCGCGATTCGGTCGAAGAGCAGTTCGGCGACGTGCCCGTCCTCACCGTCTGCAACAAGTCCGACCTCTCGACCGACGTGGAGGCCGACCTGTACATGAGCATCGAGGAGGACGAGAACGTGACGGGAACGCTCGACGCGGCCGTCGAAGCCATCGGCTACGAACCCGAACTTCCGTTCGACGGATAA
- a CDS encoding ASCH domain-containing protein, with product MTISATTALDSVAGERDRFGVPIHRYAERTFESERSSGSDFCEEHKEPNMAKIDADTILPSEHIQQAVTAGRISQLHRGNPYAEEGDTFDIDGETFEVVEVSERKLGDLTDEDAQAEGSEDLDAYRERLNHAHDDFEWDDSATVYRHRFEVVE from the coding sequence ATGACGATCTCGGCCACGACCGCGCTCGATTCGGTTGCAGGGGAACGGGACCGGTTCGGTGTGCCAATCCATCGGTATGCGGAACGAACCTTCGAATCAGAGCGGTCCTCCGGGAGTGACTTTTGCGAGGAGCACAAAGAACCGAACATGGCGAAAATAGACGCCGACACGATACTTCCGTCCGAACACATCCAACAAGCGGTCACGGCGGGTCGAATCTCGCAACTCCACCGTGGCAACCCGTACGCCGAGGAAGGCGACACCTTCGACATCGACGGCGAGACGTTCGAGGTCGTCGAAGTGAGCGAGCGGAAACTCGGAGATTTAACCGACGAGGACGCACAAGCCGAAGGCTCGGAGGACCTGGACGCCTACCGCGAGCGCCTGAATCACGCCCACGACGACTTCGAATGGGACGACAGCGCGACGGTGTACCGACATCGCTTCGAAGTTGTCGAGTGA
- a CDS encoding TIGR00341 family protein has protein sequence MRLVQVSIPTGERETVVETLDSEGIDFFLTDETGGRRYTAIATFPLPQNAVQPVIDKLHDAGLSDEAHTVIIDAETDTSRQFEQLAKRYEAENGADRIARDEILTAARELSPRLRTFVFMTVVSAVVATAGLLLDSPAVVVGSMVIAPLVGPALSAGVGTVLDESALFTRGVKLQLLGVTVAIASATLFAFFVRVLYLFPPNTDITAISQISGRLTPDFLSLIVALGAGSAGVISLAAGVSVALVGVMIAAALIPPAAAVGIGIAWGSPVVALSAGVLVLVNVLSINLSAIVTLQYMGYRPKNWFKLERSREEAIKRIGALVVALAVLSVFLGGVTYFSYQGAQFEQGADRAVTNVFEQPRYQQAERLQMQVQYRQTFPLGKTTYTRNLPFREPHRVVVTVGRPRGEQYPDLAERIYDRIATRTGRTVGVQIRYVETDDVSA, from the coding sequence GTGCGACTCGTACAGGTATCCATCCCGACGGGCGAGCGAGAAACGGTCGTCGAGACGCTCGACTCCGAGGGAATTGATTTCTTTCTGACCGACGAAACGGGTGGTCGCCGTTATACCGCGATTGCGACGTTTCCGCTCCCGCAGAACGCCGTGCAGCCGGTTATCGACAAGCTTCACGATGCGGGACTGAGCGACGAGGCTCACACGGTCATCATCGACGCCGAGACGGATACGTCCCGACAGTTCGAACAACTGGCGAAACGCTACGAGGCGGAAAACGGCGCGGACCGCATCGCGCGCGACGAAATCCTAACCGCGGCGCGGGAACTGTCCCCGCGGTTGCGGACGTTCGTCTTCATGACCGTCGTGAGTGCGGTCGTCGCCACGGCGGGGTTGTTGCTCGACTCTCCGGCGGTCGTCGTGGGGTCGATGGTCATCGCGCCGCTGGTCGGTCCGGCGTTATCGGCAGGCGTTGGCACCGTTTTGGACGAAAGCGCCCTGTTCACCCGCGGCGTCAAACTGCAACTGCTCGGCGTCACCGTGGCCATCGCCAGCGCGACGTTGTTCGCATTCTTCGTCAGAGTTCTCTACCTCTTTCCACCGAACACGGATATCACGGCAATATCACAGATAAGCGGGCGGCTGACTCCGGATTTCCTCTCGCTCATCGTCGCGCTCGGTGCGGGTTCGGCGGGCGTTATCAGTCTGGCCGCGGGCGTATCGGTCGCCCTCGTCGGGGTCATGATCGCCGCGGCCCTCATCCCGCCCGCCGCCGCCGTCGGTATCGGCATCGCGTGGGGGAGTCCGGTGGTCGCGTTAAGTGCTGGGGTTCTCGTCCTCGTCAACGTCCTCTCCATCAACCTCTCGGCCATAGTGACGCTCCAGTACATGGGGTATCGGCCGAAGAACTGGTTCAAACTGGAGCGCTCCCGAGAGGAGGCCATCAAACGAATCGGGGCCCTCGTCGTCGCCCTCGCCGTTCTTTCGGTCTTTCTCGGCGGCGTTACCTACTTCTCGTATCAAGGCGCGCAGTTCGAGCAGGGAGCAGACAGGGCGGTGACGAACGTCTTCGAGCAGCCGCGGTATCAGCAGGCGGAACGGCTTCAGATGCAGGTCCAGTACCGACAGACGTTCCCGCTCGGCAAGACTACCTACACGCGAAACCTCCCGTTCCGCGAACCACATCGCGTCGTGGTCACCGTCGGTCGTCCGCGGGGCGAGCAGTACCCGGATCTCGCCGAGCGAATCTACGACCGAATCGCCACTCGGACGGGTCGCACGGTCGGGGTTCAGATTCGGTACGTCGAAACGGACGACGTGTCGGCCTGA
- a CDS encoding Hsp20/alpha crystallin family protein, giving the protein MRRDDRDDPFDDLFREIERMMNDMMGGNVDMQVDTGTTGFGADTHVDIHEDDELIRVIADLPGVEKNDIDLKCDGESMTISAASDHREYDERIALPARVDESSAKATYNNGVLEVTFEKTDESANISVE; this is encoded by the coding sequence ATGCGACGAGACGACCGCGACGACCCCTTCGACGATCTCTTTCGAGAGATAGAGCGCATGATGAACGATATGATGGGCGGCAACGTCGATATGCAGGTCGATACCGGCACGACCGGATTCGGTGCCGACACGCACGTCGACATCCACGAAGACGACGAACTGATCCGCGTCATCGCCGACCTCCCCGGCGTCGAGAAGAACGACATCGACCTCAAATGCGACGGCGAATCGATGACCATCAGCGCCGCCAGCGACCACCGCGAGTACGACGAGCGCATCGCGCTCCCGGCGCGCGTGGACGAGAGTTCCGCGAAAGCGACCTACAACAACGGCGTCCTCGAAGTCACGTTCGAGAAGACGGACGAATCAGCGAACATCAGCGTCGAGTAG
- a CDS encoding DUF5518 domain-containing protein has protein sequence MTNWYAVFVGFVVSVLAGIVAFALPGIGHVAAGLAGGFAAGYVAGGGLGSGFWHGLLAGSIGGVIVALFLGLGGTIVGGLAGGPVGSLFGGIGLFFAAVFVAFLLALDSAIGGAIGGVLKE, from the coding sequence ATGACCAACTGGTACGCGGTCTTCGTCGGCTTCGTCGTCTCCGTCCTCGCGGGCATCGTCGCGTTCGCCCTCCCCGGAATCGGACACGTCGCGGCGGGACTCGCCGGTGGCTTCGCCGCTGGCTACGTCGCCGGCGGCGGACTGGGAAGCGGCTTCTGGCACGGCCTGCTCGCCGGTTCCATCGGCGGCGTCATCGTCGCCCTGTTCCTCGGACTGGGTGGAACCATCGTCGGCGGCCTCGCGGGCGGCCCGGTCGGGTCGCTGTTCGGCGGTATCGGCCTCTTCTTCGCGGCCGTCTTCGTCGCGTTCCTGCTGGCGCTCGACAGCGCCATCGGCGGTGCCATCGGCGGCGTGCTGAAAGAGTGA
- a CDS encoding DUF1611 domain-containing protein: MNLRDAFDAPAPAIVLAEGAFGTMDGKTANGVVMHSELFDARAVIDSTHADEAASDVLGRADVRDVPIVSSTEGALERASDAEALVIGVAPAGGALPDEWVSDIEEAIRAGLDIVSGLHVFLSEQERWQTLADEHGATLFDVRKPPGEDDLRVGDGTVDEADAQIVLTAGTDCAVGKRTTTFELYRAAKRAGLNAGWVATGQTGIMVGAHRGVVIDRVPADFTAGVVEDLVSAVTEEHDIVFVEGQASLTHRAYSSVTLGLLHGAWPDAVVLVDDPDRDRRTHFDQWPVAGVEAERHLVEQLSDATVAAVSTWADPAEIDYSVPAANVYDEGGADDLLASVREAL, translated from the coding sequence ATGAACCTCCGGGACGCGTTCGACGCCCCCGCTCCAGCAATCGTTCTCGCCGAGGGAGCGTTCGGAACGATGGACGGAAAGACGGCCAACGGCGTCGTCATGCACAGCGAACTGTTCGACGCACGGGCCGTCATCGACTCGACACACGCCGACGAAGCCGCCAGCGACGTTCTCGGACGCGCGGACGTCCGCGACGTACCGATAGTCTCCTCGACCGAGGGCGCGCTCGAACGCGCGTCCGATGCCGAGGCGCTCGTCATCGGGGTCGCTCCCGCTGGCGGTGCGCTACCGGACGAGTGGGTGAGCGACATCGAGGAGGCCATCCGCGCGGGGCTGGATATCGTCTCCGGACTGCACGTCTTCCTCTCCGAGCAGGAGCGATGGCAAACGCTCGCGGACGAACACGGCGCCACCCTCTTCGACGTGCGAAAGCCGCCGGGCGAGGACGACCTCCGCGTCGGCGACGGGACCGTGGACGAAGCAGACGCACAAATCGTGTTGACCGCCGGGACGGACTGTGCGGTCGGCAAGCGGACGACGACGTTCGAACTCTATCGGGCCGCCAAGCGCGCCGGACTGAACGCCGGATGGGTCGCGACCGGCCAGACGGGAATCATGGTCGGCGCGCACCGCGGCGTCGTCATCGACCGCGTTCCGGCGGATTTCACCGCTGGCGTGGTCGAAGACCTCGTGTCGGCCGTCACCGAGGAGCACGATATCGTCTTCGTGGAGGGCCAAGCCTCGCTCACCCACCGCGCCTATTCGAGCGTCACGCTCGGACTCCTGCACGGCGCGTGGCCCGATGCGGTCGTGCTGGTCGATGACCCCGACCGCGACCGGCGAACCCACTTCGACCAGTGGCCGGTCGCGGGCGTTGAAGCGGAGCGGCACCTCGTGGAACAACTCTCGGACGCGACGGTCGCCGCCGTTTCGACGTGGGCCGACCCCGCCGAAATCGACTACTCCGTCCCTGCGGCGAACGTCTACGACGAAGGCGGCGCGGACGACCTCCTCGCGTCGGTCCGCGAGGCGCTGTAA
- a CDS encoding alpha/beta fold hydrolase produces MPYFEIHDGVPIYYEDKGQGETILLVHGWMMNAEYWWQKNFDVLAESHRVVALDLRGHGLSGKTDAGHTLAQYARDVRELIETLELTDVTLVGWSMGTAVLLEYLDQFGSHRLSRAVFVDQSPKLQYDDDWPHGSPGKFSGIDGIDIATNLTYNRPSIAKSFLESMFSEPPTADTIDEMYAETTKTPTSVAIDIFLDVVYADFRPVLSTIDVPVLLLYGERNDIFPTDVGGWLEDHLSEATLVRFDQSGHCPFWEEAEKFNQTVASFAE; encoded by the coding sequence ATGCCATACTTTGAGATCCACGATGGCGTGCCGATCTACTACGAAGATAAGGGGCAAGGGGAGACGATTCTACTCGTCCACGGATGGATGATGAACGCAGAGTACTGGTGGCAGAAGAACTTCGATGTGTTGGCAGAATCCCATCGAGTCGTAGCGTTGGACCTTCGGGGACATGGACTCTCTGGAAAGACTGATGCAGGCCACACCCTCGCACAGTACGCACGGGACGTTCGGGAATTGATCGAGACGCTCGAACTCACCGACGTTACCCTCGTGGGCTGGTCGATGGGGACAGCAGTCCTTCTCGAATATCTCGACCAGTTTGGAAGCCATCGACTCTCGAGGGCCGTATTCGTGGATCAGAGTCCAAAATTACAGTACGATGACGACTGGCCACACGGATCTCCCGGTAAGTTCTCGGGTATCGATGGTATCGATATCGCGACGAACCTCACGTACAATCGTCCATCGATTGCAAAGTCGTTCCTCGAGTCAATGTTCAGCGAACCACCGACGGCTGACACGATAGACGAGATGTACGCCGAGACCACCAAGACACCGACGAGCGTCGCCATCGATATCTTCCTGGATGTCGTCTATGCCGACTTCCGACCGGTGTTATCCACTATCGATGTCCCGGTCCTGCTGCTCTACGGCGAACGGAACGATATCTTCCCAACCGATGTCGGGGGGTGGCTCGAGGATCACCTCTCCGAGGCGACCCTCGTACGGTTCGACCAGAGCGGACACTGCCCCTTCTGGGAAGAAGCCGAAAAGTTCAATCAGACGGTCGCCTCATTCGCGGAGTGA
- a CDS encoding TIGR00341 family protein, with protein MRLVEIAIPLGERELVIETLEARDIDYYITEETSGRGGREDYAAIITFPLPQNAVQPVIDELRDVGLSEEAHVIIIDAEVDVSTRFERLVERYTAKRGRRIRIAREEIRIHARELSPSLRTFVTMTIVSAVVATAGLLLDSPAVVVGSMVIAPLVGPALSASIGTVLDDRDLFRRGVRLQVLGVVLAVASAAAFATLVRFIPLFPPGTDVTRIPEVAIRISPDFLSLIIALGAGIAGIVSLSAGASTALVGVMIAVALIPPAATVGIGIAWGEPVVTVSAGILVLVNLLAINLSALLTLRYMGYRPKEWLKLQRSNWETAKRVSLLILVIVLLSAFLGGVTYSSIQDAQFERSVRTTTDALLELPQYSGGERLEVDVRYGPSVPLPRKYRDPAVPFHRPREVIVTVGKPTNERYPGLAERLRARLYRRTGRDVSVQIRYVSIDEAPRRGIERN; from the coding sequence GTGCGTCTCGTGGAAATCGCCATCCCGCTGGGGGAACGGGAGCTGGTCATCGAAACGCTGGAAGCGAGGGATATCGACTACTACATCACCGAGGAGACGAGCGGACGTGGGGGAAGAGAGGACTACGCCGCGATTATCACGTTTCCGCTGCCGCAAAACGCGGTGCAACCCGTCATCGACGAACTCCGCGATGTCGGACTCAGCGAGGAAGCCCACGTCATCATCATCGACGCCGAGGTGGACGTCTCGACGCGTTTCGAGCGACTCGTCGAGCGCTACACCGCGAAACGCGGTCGTCGGATTCGCATCGCCCGCGAGGAGATTCGCATCCACGCCCGCGAACTCTCGCCGAGCCTCCGAACGTTCGTCACGATGACGATCGTGAGCGCGGTCGTCGCCACGGCGGGGTTGTTGCTCGACTCTCCGGCGGTCGTCGTGGGGTCGATGGTCATCGCGCCGCTGGTCGGCCCGGCGCTGTCCGCCAGTATCGGAACGGTCCTCGACGACCGAGACCTGTTTCGACGTGGCGTGCGGTTACAGGTCCTCGGCGTCGTTCTCGCGGTAGCGAGCGCCGCCGCCTTCGCCACGCTCGTTCGGTTTATCCCGCTGTTTCCGCCGGGGACGGACGTGACGCGAATTCCGGAGGTCGCCATTCGAATCTCCCCCGATTTCCTGTCGCTCATCATCGCGCTCGGCGCGGGAATCGCCGGTATCGTGAGTCTGTCGGCCGGTGCCTCGACCGCTCTCGTCGGCGTCATGATCGCCGTTGCGCTCATCCCGCCCGCCGCCACGGTCGGCATCGGCATCGCGTGGGGCGAACCGGTCGTGACCGTCAGCGCGGGCATCCTCGTGTTGGTCAACCTGTTGGCCATCAACCTCTCCGCCCTCCTCACGCTCCGTTACATGGGCTATCGGCCGAAAGAGTGGCTGAAACTCCAACGTTCCAACTGGGAGACGGCCAAACGGGTATCTCTCCTCATCCTCGTTATCGTCCTCCTGTCGGCCTTCCTCGGCGGGGTGACGTACTCGTCGATTCAGGACGCGCAGTTCGAACGGAGCGTTCGGACAACGACCGACGCCTTGCTCGAACTGCCGCAATACTCCGGGGGAGAACGGCTCGAAGTTGATGTCCGGTACGGGCCGTCCGTTCCGCTTCCTCGGAAGTACCGCGACCCCGCCGTCCCGTTTCATCGGCCACGGGAGGTCATCGTTACCGTCGGTAAACCGACGAACGAACGGTATCCCGGACTGGCGGAACGGCTTCGCGCCCGTCTCTACCGACGGACGGGCCGAGACGTCTCCGTTCAAATCCGTTACGTCAGCATCGACGAAGCGCCTCGCCGCGGTATCGAGAGAAATTGA
- the engB gene encoding GTP-binding protein EngB has product MFENRPGRDAEVVFVGRSNVGKSTLMRELTGHSFETGGKPGVTRQPNHFDWASEDFMLTDLPGFGFMSGVEEDRRERIKTDIVEYIEENAERVLVGVLVVDGKSVIDIIDRHSGEDEIPHDVEMFYFLREVGIPVVVAVNKMDKVDDEDERLNDLCDRLGLHPPWKQWQDTIAPISAKRGNIDALNEAVKTHLHEQKRDDLFKFFS; this is encoded by the coding sequence ATGTTCGAAAATCGACCCGGCAGGGACGCCGAAGTCGTGTTCGTCGGGCGCTCGAACGTCGGCAAGTCCACGCTGATGCGCGAGTTGACGGGCCACAGTTTCGAGACTGGCGGCAAGCCCGGCGTCACGCGCCAACCCAATCACTTCGACTGGGCCAGCGAGGATTTCATGCTCACCGACCTGCCCGGATTCGGGTTCATGTCCGGCGTCGAGGAGGACCGGCGCGAGCGGATAAAGACCGACATCGTGGAGTACATCGAGGAGAACGCCGAGAGGGTGTTGGTCGGCGTCCTCGTCGTGGACGGCAAGAGCGTCATCGACATCATCGACCGCCACTCCGGAGAGGACGAAATCCCGCACGACGTGGAGATGTTCTACTTCCTCCGCGAGGTTGGAATCCCCGTCGTCGTCGCCGTGAACAAGATGGACAAGGTGGACGACGAGGACGAGCGACTGAACGACCTCTGTGACCGCCTCGGCCTTCACCCGCCGTGGAAGCAGTGGCAGGACACCATCGCACCCATCAGCGCCAAGCGCGGAAACATCGACGCGCTGAACGAGGCCGTGAAGACCCACCTGCACGAACAGAAGCGCGACGACCTGTTCAAGTTCTTCTCCTAG